The Pedobacter ginsengisoli region TACAATTTCCGGCGTTGCTGCATCTCCCAAAACTTCCTGAATTGATGCAATTAAATGACGGCCTACAATTTGATATTGTTCAGGTCTGATATCTAAACTAACATGTTTATGCCCTATCCTATCCACAACCGGCATCAATACTCCGGGATTGGCTATGTTTTCGGCATAAGCCAAAACTGCCATTGCCAAAGCAGTTTGCTGTTTTCCACTTTGCTGATTCCCCATGTTAAAGAGATTCTTCAATTCAGGATTATGAGTAAACATCCTGTTGTAGAAATACTTAGTTAATAATATCCCGTTTTCTTTTAATACGGGAACTGTTGCACTAATCCATTGTTTTTGTTCACTAGTCATATAAAATATATTAATACCTTTTTATCTTTTATTTAGTTAATTTTTTTTATTTTTTTAATTTAGTAATCCCAAGATTTAAGTCTTCATTAAAGTCTGCTATTGATGTATCTTGTAGCATCTGTTGTATTTTGTTTCGAATGGCCTTAAATTCATGATGTAACGGACAAGGGTTACTTTCTGAACAATGTTCCAATCCCAGGCCACAACCTGTAAACAGACTATTTCCATCAATGGCCTCAACAACATCCGACAAAGGCCGCCCGAGTGTTGATGAATCCATATAAAACCCTCCATTTGGCCCCTTGGCAGATTGAACAATACCTTTCTTGCTTAGCTCCTGCAAAATCTTAGCGAGGAAATGCTCTGGCGAATCAATACCTGAAGATATTTCTTTTATACCTACCCTACTGCCAGAAGCAGTACGATGCGCAATAAAGAAGACTGAACGCATTGCGTATTCGCATGTTTTTGAAAAAATTCCCATCTGCACGACAAATGTAAAACATAAGATTCAATAATAAAAGATATTTTTATCTTTTATTATTGAATCTTACATTGGACGGATATATTGCAAAAACTCTTCTTTTGTTGCCTTATCTAAAAATGCGCCCGAATATTCAGCAGTCACCGTACTGCTGTTAATGTCTTTAATACCTCTTGATGATACACATAAATGAACAGCATCAATTACAACAGCAACATCATCCGTTTCCAAAATGGTTTTTAATTCATTGGCAATCTGAATGGTTAAGCGTTCCTGTACCTGAGGTCGTTGAGCATAATACTGAACTATCCGGTTTAATTTAGATAAACCAATAACCTTTCCCGACGAGATATAAGCAATATGCGCTTTCCCAATAATTGGCACAAAGTGATGTTCACAATTTGAATAGAGTGTTATATTTTTCTCTACCAGCATTTGGTTATACTGATA contains the following coding sequences:
- a CDS encoding RrF2 family transcriptional regulator: MGIFSKTCEYAMRSVFFIAHRTASGSRVGIKEISSGIDSPEHFLAKILQELSKKGIVQSAKGPNGGFYMDSSTLGRPLSDVVEAIDGNSLFTGCGLGLEHCSESNPCPLHHEFKAIRNKIQQMLQDTSIADFNEDLNLGITKLKK
- the folE gene encoding GTP cyclohydrolase I FolE encodes the protein MKQNRTALNTTDNNLSLAELEDLLGEQHIGTSYDTPLRSDAFELGDHEKIKIIAGHFREIMQTLGLDLTDDSLNGTPGRVAKMFVKEVFSGLNPANKPNITLFDNKYQYNQMLVEKNITLYSNCEHHFVPIIGKAHIAYISSGKVIGLSKLNRIVQYYAQRPQVQERLTIQIANELKTILETDDVAVVIDAVHLCVSSRGIKDINSSTVTAEYSGAFLDKATKEEFLQYIRPM